One genomic region from Nostoc sphaeroides encodes:
- the bioB gene encoding biotin synthase BioB codes for MVGIRYDWQDLEIRAIYNTPLLELIYQAASVHRQYHDPTKIQVCKLISIKTGGCPEDCSYCAQSSRYKTEVKPEALLEKETVVNIAQKAKETGVSRICMGAAWREVRDNSQFEEVLEMVKDVTAMGLEVCCTLGMLTANQARKLSEAGLYAYNHNLDTSQEYYSTIITTRTYSDRLNTIENVRQTNITVCSGGILGLGETVDDRVGMLQTLANLHPHPESVPINILSQVPGTPLENQPDVPIWDIVRMIATARILMPASDVRLSAGRARLSQVEQAFCFMAGANSIFSSDDNKMLTVTTPCPDYDSDREMLNLLGLGMRSPSQRQEKVASPAVVG; via the coding sequence GTGGTGGGAATACGCTACGATTGGCAGGATTTAGAGATTCGGGCGATATACAATACGCCATTGCTAGAGCTTATTTATCAAGCTGCTAGCGTGCATCGCCAATATCATGACCCAACAAAAATACAAGTTTGTAAGCTTATATCTATTAAAACGGGAGGTTGCCCAGAAGATTGCAGTTACTGTGCCCAATCTTCCCGCTATAAAACAGAGGTAAAGCCGGAAGCACTTCTAGAAAAGGAAACGGTAGTTAACATCGCCCAGAAAGCGAAAGAAACTGGTGTTAGTCGCATTTGCATGGGTGCAGCTTGGCGCGAAGTGCGGGATAACTCACAATTTGAGGAAGTCCTGGAAATGGTCAAGGATGTCACCGCAATGGGTTTAGAAGTGTGCTGCACTCTAGGTATGTTGACGGCAAATCAAGCCAGAAAATTGTCAGAAGCGGGACTTTACGCCTACAACCATAACTTAGATACCTCGCAGGAATATTACAGCACAATTATTACCACGAGGACATATAGCGATCGCTTGAACACAATTGAGAATGTCCGTCAGACAAATATTACTGTCTGTTCCGGTGGTATCCTGGGTTTGGGCGAAACTGTCGATGATCGGGTTGGGATGTTACAAACTCTGGCAAACTTACATCCGCATCCAGAGTCTGTGCCCATTAATATTCTTTCACAAGTACCGGGCACACCCTTAGAAAATCAGCCTGATGTCCCTATTTGGGATATTGTGCGGATGATTGCCACAGCCAGGATTTTAATGCCCGCTTCTGATGTGCGTCTGAGTGCAGGTAGGGCGAGACTTTCTCAAGTTGAACAAGCTTTCTGCTTTATGGCAGGAGCCAATTCTATCTTTTCTAGCGACGACAACAAAATGTTGACAGTGACAACTCCCTGTCCAGATTATGATAGCGATCGAGAAATGCTGAATTTACTTGGTTTGGGAATGCGATCGCCTTCCCAAAGACAAGAGAAAGTAGCAAGTCCGGCTGTTGTGGGATAA
- a CDS encoding DUF4351 domain-containing protein — MFGLGDFDIKTTRLYEELKQETTLEVVMRQLRRRLGNLSQQLQDRISQLSIKQLENLAEALLDFSTEGDLVAWLQDNLTQA; from the coding sequence ATGTTTGGACTCGGTGATTTTGATATCAAAACGACTAGACTTTATGAGGAACTTAAGCAGGAAACAACTCTAGAGGTAGTCATGCGTCAGTTACGACGACGCCTTGGTAATTTGAGTCAGCAATTGCAAGACCGCATCAGTCAGTTATCTATTAAACAGCTTGAAAATCTAGCCGAAGCACTGTTAGATTTTTCCACAGAAGGAGATTTAGTTGCTTGGTTGCAAGACAATTTAACTCAAGCTTGA
- a CDS encoding MraY family glycosyltransferase codes for MNLDNSLKSLGIADPSGTGWLAVVFTFLLACLVTWRLIPTVRKFALRVGWADQPNARRLNREPLPNAGGLAIYAGVIAALILASLLRPIELQNVLAQVLTILLGGSILVLVGFIDDQFGLPPSVRLWAQILTALLLVANGISIHVMFGTPIDSLLSMSLTVLWVVGITNAINLMDGMDGLAGGISFITAMSLLGVAAQFNNRAAAILVLAALAGAALGFLRHNFHPSRIIMGDAGAYFFGYVLAATSILGRLQQNTVYALIPTVLFLLLPVLDTTQVFVRRLLAGNNPLSTPGKDHLHHRLLAWGLSQRHAAFTLWSITLIFNLLAMRIQGMSLAVMLTTASSIIILLGFTIWQRIRQQP; via the coding sequence ATGAATCTAGACAACTCCCTTAAGTCCCTTGGTATTGCCGACCCTAGCGGCACCGGCTGGTTGGCGGTAGTATTTACGTTTCTCTTGGCTTGCCTTGTAACGTGGCGTTTAATTCCGACAGTACGCAAATTCGCCTTGCGGGTAGGTTGGGCTGACCAACCCAACGCCCGGCGGCTTAACCGAGAACCTTTACCCAATGCAGGGGGGCTGGCTATCTACGCGGGTGTGATTGCCGCACTGATATTAGCTAGCCTTTTGCGACCGATCGAACTCCAAAACGTATTGGCTCAAGTGCTAACTATTCTGTTGGGGGGTTCGATATTAGTCCTTGTGGGCTTTATCGACGATCAGTTCGGCTTACCGCCCTCTGTTCGTTTGTGGGCGCAAATTCTCACGGCACTTTTACTGGTAGCTAATGGCATCAGTATTCATGTCATGTTTGGTACTCCCATAGACTCGCTCTTGTCTATGTCGTTAACAGTACTTTGGGTAGTAGGGATTACCAACGCCATCAACTTGATGGATGGTATGGATGGTTTAGCGGGAGGAATCAGCTTTATTACCGCCATGAGTTTGTTGGGCGTTGCAGCCCAGTTTAACAATCGTGCAGCAGCAATCTTGGTATTAGCAGCTTTGGCAGGTGCTGCACTGGGCTTTTTACGTCACAACTTTCACCCCTCGCGAATCATTATGGGTGATGCCGGAGCATACTTTTTTGGCTATGTATTGGCGGCAACTAGTATTTTAGGTAGGCTGCAACAAAACACAGTTTATGCGTTAATTCCCACGGTTTTATTTCTGTTATTGCCAGTACTAGATACGACTCAAGTATTTGTGCGACGGCTATTAGCAGGAAATAACCCTCTTAGTACTCCTGGTAAAGACCACTTGCACCACCGCTTACTTGCTTGGGGACTCTCCCAGCGCCATGCTGCCTTTACGCTTTGGTCAATTACCTTAATTTTCAACTTGCTGGCGATGAGAATACAAGGCATGAGTTTGGCTGTGATGCTTACTACCGCCAGTAGCATTATCATTCTTTTGGGCTTTACTATCTGGCAAAGGATACGTCAACAGCCCTAA
- the corA gene encoding magnesium/cobalt transporter CorA encodes MIRKLRRLPKIITKVYEDEFYHQPGTVPGTIFIDADAPPPIIFLIDYNQTNFIHEQIATPEECVPYLEMESVSWVDVQGLGCQDILQRLGNVFELHPLVLEDIVNVPERPKTEDYEDQLLFIARMVVPKERTCGFYSEQVSLILGKNYLLTVQEEPEHDCFEEVRSRIEKNKGTIRKQGADYLAYALLDAIIDGFFPVLELYGERIEELEEEVIVKPTPQTLQNIYQIRRELLQLRRAIWPQRDAINSLIRDAPDLISEEVRIYLRDCYDHTVQVMDMVETYRELASGLMDVYLSAVSNKMNEIMKVLTVVSTIFIPLTFVAGIYGMNFNTEKSPYNMPELNWYWGYPLCWAVMLAIAFGLLFFFWRRGWLQNSVVIKRN; translated from the coding sequence ATGATCCGAAAACTGCGTCGCCTTCCCAAAATAATCACCAAAGTATATGAAGATGAGTTCTATCACCAACCTGGGACTGTACCTGGAACCATTTTTATTGATGCAGATGCTCCACCACCGATAATTTTTTTGATTGACTATAACCAAACCAATTTCATCCACGAACAAATAGCAACTCCAGAGGAGTGTGTTCCATATCTGGAGATGGAATCCGTTTCTTGGGTAGACGTACAAGGTTTAGGCTGTCAAGACATATTACAAAGATTGGGTAACGTTTTTGAGTTACATCCTTTAGTTTTAGAAGATATAGTCAATGTGCCGGAGCGTCCTAAAACAGAGGATTATGAAGACCAATTGCTATTCATTGCCCGCATGGTAGTACCAAAGGAAAGAACATGTGGCTTTTACAGTGAGCAAGTGAGTTTGATATTAGGTAAAAATTATTTGCTGACAGTCCAAGAGGAACCAGAACATGATTGTTTTGAAGAAGTGCGATCGCGGATTGAAAAAAACAAAGGTACTATCCGTAAACAGGGAGCAGATTATTTAGCTTATGCTCTGTTAGATGCAATTATTGATGGCTTTTTCCCGGTGCTGGAGCTTTATGGTGAGCGAATCGAAGAGTTAGAAGAGGAAGTAATAGTTAAACCTACTCCGCAAACACTACAAAATATTTATCAAATTAGGCGAGAATTACTGCAACTACGTCGTGCTATCTGGCCCCAGCGAGATGCAATTAATTCCTTAATTCGAGATGCTCCCGATTTGATTAGTGAAGAAGTGCGAATCTACCTGCGAGATTGTTATGACCATACGGTACAAGTGATGGATATGGTGGAAACTTATCGAGAACTAGCATCTGGATTAATGGATGTGTACCTTTCGGCAGTAAGTAATAAAATGAATGAAATCATGAAGGTACTAACGGTAGTTTCAACAATTTTTATTCCACTGACTTTTGTTGCCGGAATATATGGTATGAATTTCAATACTGAAAAATCGCCATATAATATGCCAGAGTTGAATTGGTATTGGGGCTATCCACTTTGCTGGGCAGTAATGTTAGCGATCGCATTTGGTTTGTTATTCTTTTTTTGGCGACGAGGCTGGCTGCAAAATTCTGTAGTAATCAAGCGCAATTAA
- a CDS encoding cytochrome-c peroxidase: MVAVIAGNSVSAQVTGSAPVSLKSVSVPEPDNLGDFVKNKAAAIKLGKTLFWDMQAGSDGQTSCASCHFHAGADNRSINQISPGLLRINADRTENPDTIFNIGGGPNYQLTKQDFPFHKLSNPNDSTTVVSDSNDVSSSQGVANTKFLGVIPGSSKDIETSEPDPVFKVGGINVRRVQPRNTPTVINAAFNFRNFWDGRAQDIFNGVNPFGLRDPNASVVKAENPNQLKFVKVSLNNSSLASQAVGPPLSSFESSADGRTFQEIGNKFGQIDLSKFIVVNGSLDNILSIGGTKLPRVLGQKLSGLTPLGKQVVHPQDSVLGADSAYPQPGLKDKTYEDLIQDAFKPEWWNSNQLIQVDAEGKRTFVNKPDNSSQTNEYRLLDYNFSLFFGLAVQLYESTLIANDTPYDRFLEGNTNALTVQQQRGKQLFEGKAACIFCHSGLELTSASVSNVKNQRLRATTSTPKTVSDKGYFNIGVRPTLEDISLGGKDPFGNPLSESGVAALGKFPLLLGSSPNVTVSPNDTVVADGLFKTPGLRNIELTAPYFHNGGYLTLPQVVDFYNRGGDFRQQGVLRPLGLSETEKDDLVAFLKGLTDERVVSEKAPFDHPQLFVPNGHFGNSMYVVNDGTGKAADNLIEIPAVGKNGGKGTPNFLN; the protein is encoded by the coding sequence ATGGTAGCAGTAATCGCTGGAAATAGTGTATCGGCGCAGGTTACGGGGTCGGCTCCAGTTTCGCTCAAGAGCGTATCGGTTCCAGAACCTGACAATCTTGGAGACTTTGTAAAAAACAAAGCAGCTGCAATCAAGTTAGGAAAGACTCTTTTTTGGGATATGCAGGCTGGGAGCGACGGACAGACCTCCTGTGCTAGTTGTCACTTCCATGCTGGAGCCGACAATAGATCCATAAATCAGATTTCTCCTGGGCTTTTGCGGATTAACGCTGATCGTACAGAGAATCCAGATACAATTTTTAATATAGGCGGCGGGCCAAACTACCAGCTAACAAAACAAGATTTTCCCTTTCACAAGCTGTCAAATCCAAATGATTCTACAACTGTGGTATCTGACAGTAACGATGTTAGCTCATCTCAAGGAGTCGCCAATACAAAATTTCTTGGTGTTATACCTGGTAGCTCAAAAGATATAGAAACAAGTGAGCCAGATCCAGTGTTTAAAGTGGGAGGTATCAATGTGCGCCGCGTCCAGCCGCGTAATACGCCAACCGTAATTAATGCAGCATTCAACTTCCGCAACTTCTGGGATGGAAGGGCACAAGATATCTTTAATGGGGTGAATCCCTTCGGTTTAAGAGATCCTAACGCCTCTGTCGTGAAAGCAGAAAATCCAAATCAGCTTAAATTTGTCAAAGTCAGCCTGAATAATTCGTCTTTAGCTTCCCAGGCGGTCGGGCCGCCACTCAGTTCCTTCGAGTCGTCTGCTGATGGTCGCACTTTTCAAGAAATTGGTAATAAGTTTGGTCAAATTGACCTCAGCAAATTTATAGTTGTCAATGGTTCGCTGGACAATATTCTGTCAATTGGGGGTACAAAGCTCCCCAGAGTCTTGGGGCAAAAGTTATCTGGACTCACACCACTAGGCAAACAGGTTGTGCATCCACAAGACAGCGTTTTAGGCGCAGACAGTGCATATCCTCAGCCCGGACTCAAGGATAAAACCTACGAGGATCTGATTCAAGATGCCTTTAAGCCAGAGTGGTGGAACTCTAATCAACTCATCCAAGTTGATGCTGAAGGTAAACGGACTTTTGTTAACAAACCTGATAACTCTTCCCAAACTAATGAGTACAGGCTGTTGGATTATAACTTCTCGCTATTCTTTGGGCTTGCAGTTCAGTTGTACGAGTCTACACTCATTGCCAACGATACACCCTACGATCGCTTCTTAGAAGGAAATACCAACGCCCTCACCGTGCAGCAGCAACGAGGTAAACAACTATTCGAGGGTAAAGCTGCCTGCATATTCTGCCATAGTGGGTTGGAACTCACTAGCGCCTCGGTTAGCAACGTCAAGAACCAAAGACTTAGAGCCACTACCAGCACTCCCAAAACCGTCTCGGACAAAGGTTACTTCAATATCGGTGTTAGACCCACCCTAGAAGATATCAGTCTTGGTGGTAAAGACCCATTTGGTAATCCGCTTTCGGAGTCGGGGGTAGCTGCTTTGGGGAAATTCCCGCTACTTCTCGGTTCAAGCCCCAACGTTACAGTTAGCCCCAATGACACAGTAGTTGCAGACGGACTGTTTAAGACTCCTGGACTACGCAACATAGAACTCACAGCTCCTTACTTCCACAATGGTGGCTATTTGACTTTGCCGCAAGTGGTAGACTTCTATAATCGTGGTGGAGATTTCCGTCAGCAAGGGGTTCTCCGCCCATTGGGATTAAGCGAAACTGAAAAAGATGACTTGGTGGCTTTCTTGAAAGGACTCACTGATGAGCGAGTTGTCTCTGAGAAAGCGCCCTTTGACCACCCGCAACTGTTCGTTCCCAATGGACATTTCGGTAATTCTATGTATGTTGTCAATGATGGTACTGGCAAAGCTGCCGATAACCTAATAGAAATTCCTGCTGTTGGTAAGAATGGTGGTAAAGGTACTCCAAATTTCCTGAACTAA
- a CDS encoding SMI1/KNR4 family protein: MNKVLQLKKNLTQLAILDATFEVFGSESHQYQFKPCLSNKDIQVFESRYNITLPSEYRNFLLEIGNGGAGPGYGLSGLSGIESEDVIPEKLYPENYEILSKPFPFTKAWNNLDLIVKNNTDLVTNNNDYFDDKFIQGTLTITNYGCGIYAMLIVTGEQSGKIWIDDRTNDNGIYPACLSFCHAFHDINPDDSYPNSNNEEQPLSFYDWYEDWLNRSLEQIRQSSET, encoded by the coding sequence ATGAATAAAGTTTTGCAATTAAAGAAAAACTTAACTCAATTAGCTATTTTAGACGCTACATTTGAGGTTTTTGGCTCAGAATCACACCAATATCAATTCAAACCTTGCTTAAGTAACAAGGATATTCAAGTGTTTGAATCTAGATACAATATTACGCTACCAAGTGAATATCGAAACTTTCTCTTAGAAATTGGTAATGGTGGTGCGGGGCCAGGATACGGCTTATCTGGACTATCGGGAATTGAATCTGAAGATGTCATCCCAGAAAAACTATACCCTGAGAACTACGAAATTCTCTCTAAACCATTTCCTTTCACAAAAGCATGGAATAATTTGGATTTAATTGTTAAAAATAATACAGATTTGGTTACAAACAATAATGACTACTTCGACGATAAATTTATCCAGGGTACTCTTACCATTACAAATTATGGCTGTGGAATTTATGCGATGTTAATCGTTACTGGGGAGCAGTCAGGAAAAATCTGGATAGATGACCGGACTAATGATAATGGAATATATCCTGCTTGTTTGAGTTTTTGCCATGCTTTCCATGACATCAACCCTGATGATTCTTATCCAAATAGCAATAATGAGGAGCAGCCTTTAAGTTTTTATGATTGGTATGAAGACTGGCTTAACCGAAGTTTGGAGCAAATCCGCCAGTCTTCTGAAACTTAA
- the rnc gene encoding ribonuclease III — translation MSLAYPRRQRQLESLVQKLGLSLEAPIKWELLDLALTHPTVSDSANYEQLEFVGDAVVRLVSAVVLWENYPDCPVGDFAAIRSVLVSDRILAQLARVYGLELYLLVAGSATADKVGQESRLADAFEAVLGALYLSTQNLELIRSWLDPHFQELTTEIRLDPARLNYKAALQEWTQAQFKVLPEYRVVEITQPHRNQERFVAEVWLHGNKLGVGKGRSIKTAEQAAAKVAFLAIPQPEIP, via the coding sequence ATGTCCCTTGCCTATCCACGCCGTCAACGGCAACTCGAAAGTTTAGTCCAAAAATTAGGTTTGTCGCTAGAAGCACCTATAAAGTGGGAATTGCTGGATTTAGCGCTAACTCATCCCACTGTCTCTGATTCGGCAAATTATGAACAACTGGAGTTCGTTGGTGATGCAGTGGTGCGGTTGGTGTCGGCTGTTGTGTTATGGGAAAATTATCCCGATTGTCCAGTAGGAGATTTTGCGGCAATTCGTTCGGTGTTGGTGAGCGATCGCATCCTCGCCCAATTGGCCAGAGTTTATGGTTTAGAGTTATACTTACTAGTCGCTGGTAGTGCTACCGCCGATAAAGTTGGTCAAGAGTCACGACTGGCAGATGCTTTTGAAGCAGTTCTGGGTGCGCTTTACTTAAGTACTCAAAATCTGGAACTGATCCGCTCTTGGCTAGATCCCCACTTCCAAGAACTAACGACAGAAATTCGCCTCGATCCTGCCAGACTTAATTACAAAGCTGCTCTCCAAGAATGGACTCAGGCACAATTTAAAGTTTTACCAGAATATCGGGTTGTAGAAATCACTCAACCGCACCGCAATCAAGAACGTTTCGTAGCGGAAGTGTGGCTGCACGGAAACAAGCTCGGAGTTGGTAAAGGGCGATCAATCAAAACTGCTGAACAAGCCGCAGCTAAGGTAGCCTTTTTAGCAATTCCTCAACCGGAAATACCCTGA
- a CDS encoding GNAT family N-acetyltransferase, giving the protein MISELPLITSDRLFLRAAIHEDIPQILKYFIHNKIYLTPFYPLWADGFFTEEYWQYQIENNFLEFINGQSLKLFIFTKKNPTVIIGTVNFSNFVRGAAHFCYVGYSLAESKQGKGYMTEGLKAAIEYLFEELNFHRVMANYMPHNRRSGNVLKRLGFVIEGYARDYLLINGQWEDHIMTSLINPNWQAPKS; this is encoded by the coding sequence ATGATATCAGAACTGCCACTAATTACAAGCGATCGCCTGTTCTTACGAGCGGCTATCCATGAAGATATACCCCAAATTCTGAAATACTTCATTCATAACAAAATCTATCTCACTCCATTTTACCCTCTTTGGGCTGATGGGTTTTTTACTGAAGAGTATTGGCAGTATCAGATAGAGAACAATTTTCTGGAATTTATTAATGGTCAATCGTTAAAGCTATTTATCTTTACCAAAAAAAATCCTACCGTAATTATTGGCACTGTAAATTTTAGTAATTTTGTCCGAGGAGCCGCTCATTTTTGCTATGTGGGATATAGCCTTGCTGAAAGTAAGCAAGGTAAAGGATATATGACAGAAGGGCTAAAAGCCGCCATTGAATATCTTTTTGAAGAGTTAAATTTTCACCGAGTCATGGCTAATTATATGCCTCACAATCGGCGCAGTGGCAACGTACTTAAAAGACTCGGTTTTGTCATTGAAGGATATGCTAGAGATTATTTGTTAATTAATGGGCAATGGGAAGATCATATTATGACAAGTCTCATCAATCCTAATTGGCAAGCACCTAAATCTTAA
- the groL gene encoding chaperonin GroEL (60 kDa chaperone family; promotes refolding of misfolded polypeptides especially under stressful conditions; forms two stacked rings of heptamers to form a barrel-shaped 14mer; ends can be capped by GroES; misfolded proteins enter the barrel where they are refolded when GroES binds) → MAKIIAFDEESRRALERGVNALADAVKITLGPKGRNVLLEKKFGAPQIVNDGITVAKEIELEDPLENTGARLIQEVASKTKDVAGDGTTTATVLAQALIREGLKNVAAGSNPVSLRRGIDKTIEALVLEIAKIAKPVEGSAIAQVATVSAGNDEEVGQMLAQAMEKVTKDGVITVEESKSLTTELEVVEGMQIDRGYISPYFVTNNERQIVEFENARILVTDKKISSIQDLVPILEKVARSGQPLLIIAEDVEGDALATLVVNKARGVLAVAAIKAPGFGDRRKALLEDIAILTDGQLISEEIGLSLDTAALEALGTARKITIDKESTTIVAGSVTKPEVQKRIGQIRRQLEETDSEYDQEKLQERIAKLAGGVAVIKVGAATETELKDRKLRIEDALNATKAAVEEGIVPGGGTTLIHLAKKVQEIKKTLQNDEERIGADIVEKALEAPLRQIADNAGAEGSVIVSKVRDSDFNIGYNAATGEFEDLIAAGIIDPAKVVRSALQNAGSIAGLVLTTEAIVVEKPEKKSAAAAPDMGGMGGMGGMGGMGGMGGMGGMF, encoded by the coding sequence ATGGCGAAAATTATTGCATTTGACGAGGAATCGCGGCGAGCTCTAGAAAGGGGTGTTAACGCCCTTGCCGATGCCGTAAAAATCACCTTGGGGCCCAAAGGTCGCAATGTCCTTTTAGAGAAAAAATTTGGCGCACCTCAAATTGTCAACGATGGTATCACTGTTGCCAAGGAAATTGAATTAGAAGATCCTTTGGAAAATACTGGTGCAAGACTCATCCAAGAAGTGGCCTCAAAAACTAAAGATGTCGCTGGGGATGGTACAACCACCGCCACAGTTTTAGCACAAGCCTTAATTCGGGAAGGTTTGAAGAACGTCGCGGCGGGTAGTAACCCTGTTAGCTTGAGACGGGGGATCGACAAAACTATTGAGGCATTGGTACTAGAAATTGCCAAGATAGCCAAGCCAGTAGAAGGAAGTGCGATCGCTCAAGTTGCCACTGTTTCTGCTGGTAACGATGAAGAAGTTGGCCAAATGTTAGCCCAAGCAATGGAAAAAGTCACCAAAGATGGTGTAATTACCGTTGAAGAATCTAAATCTCTCACAACTGAACTAGAAGTAGTTGAGGGGATGCAGATTGACAGGGGTTACATTTCACCCTATTTTGTCACCAACAACGAACGACAAATAGTCGAATTTGAAAACGCCCGCATCTTGGTTACTGACAAAAAAATCAGCAGCATCCAAGATTTAGTGCCGATTTTGGAAAAAGTCGCCCGTTCTGGTCAGCCCTTGCTGATTATTGCTGAAGATGTTGAAGGTGATGCTTTGGCAACTTTGGTAGTGAACAAAGCGCGGGGTGTACTGGCTGTAGCTGCAATTAAAGCACCTGGGTTTGGCGATCGCCGCAAAGCTTTGTTAGAAGATATTGCTATTCTCACCGATGGACAGTTGATTTCTGAAGAAATCGGCTTAAGTTTGGATACTGCTGCTCTAGAAGCACTGGGAACTGCCCGCAAAATCACCATTGACAAAGAAAGCACCACCATTGTCGCTGGTAGTGTCACCAAGCCAGAGGTACAAAAGCGGATTGGTCAAATTCGCAGACAGTTGGAAGAAACCGATTCTGAATATGATCAAGAAAAACTGCAAGAACGCATCGCCAAGCTCGCTGGCGGTGTGGCAGTGATTAAAGTGGGTGCGGCAACCGAAACCGAACTCAAAGACCGTAAACTGCGGATTGAAGACGCGCTGAATGCTACTAAAGCTGCTGTGGAAGAAGGTATCGTTCCTGGTGGTGGGACAACCCTAATTCACTTAGCTAAGAAGGTACAAGAGATTAAAAAGACCCTACAAAATGACGAAGAAAGAATTGGGGCTGATATTGTCGAAAAAGCGCTAGAAGCTCCCTTGCGCCAAATAGCAGACAACGCCGGTGCTGAAGGTTCTGTAATCGTCTCGAAAGTTCGGGATAGCGACTTTAATATTGGCTACAACGCCGCTACTGGCGAATTTGAAGACTTGATTGCTGCTGGTATTATTGACCCTGCCAAAGTCGTGCGTTCAGCTTTGCAAAACGCTGGTTCCATTGCTGGTTTGGTCTTAACCACCGAAGCGATCGTTGTTGAAAAGCCGGAGAAGAAATCTGCTGCTGCTGCCCCTGATATGGGCGGTATGGGCGGTATGGGCGGCATGGGCGGTATGGGCGGCATGGGCGGCATGGGCGGTATGTTCTAA
- the petL gene encoding cytochrome b6-f complex subunit PetL: MFAIAAYIGFLALFFGLAVGLLFGLRTAKII, encoded by the coding sequence ATGTTTGCGATTGCAGCTTACATCGGCTTTTTAGCTTTGTTCTTTGGTTTGGCTGTCGGTCTGCTGTTTGGTCTGCGGACTGCCAAGATAATTTAG